The following coding sequences are from one Rutidosis leptorrhynchoides isolate AG116_Rl617_1_P2 chromosome 11, CSIRO_AGI_Rlap_v1, whole genome shotgun sequence window:
- the LOC139877104 gene encoding uncharacterized protein At5g39865, which produces MGCSASRSSPQFLTTITTTVTDHQNPPSDSSNSTPSPHHFCSPFSDHYYISSSSQTPVSRTMSLPTPLIHHPPIHKGDSNHFVSLTSTTYGSLIIADAGAGAGVGATDKNLEDYPVSSPDSVINTWELMEGLDEEEYDLLDQKIETLKKPNLYNRKITNGSKEKIEKDYVSFGLGGPYELVEYSDTKPLWKHLSEESLLSKLDSNLVSSYNKALSSKHCERSKPVKNPVGEIIDEKKGCWLSGCEDRVVLYYTSLRGIRKTYEDCCEIRMILKGFRVFIDERDISMDSNFRKELQSVFNGNGFSLPQVFIRGKHIGGADEIKQLHEDGVLFKYMKGFPVIDPGFVCDNCGDVRFVPCLNCNGSRKVFEEDEGRSIRCPNCNENGLIRCAACCS; this is translated from the coding sequence ATGGGGTGCTCTGCTTCTCGTTCTTCACCACAATTTCTTACCACCATCACTACCACCGTCACCGACCACCAAAACCCACCTTCAGATTCATCAAATTCGACACCTTCACCACACCATTTTTGCTCACCATTCTCAGATCACTATTATATTTCTTCATCTTCACAAACCCCTGTTTCAAGAACTATGTCTTTACCCACCCCATTAATTCACCACCCACCCATTCATAAAGGTGATTCAAATCACTTTGTATCTCTAACATCCACTACTTACGGTTCCCTCATCATCGCCGACGCCGGCGCCGGAGCCGGCGTCGGTGCCACCGACAAAAATCTTGAAGATTACCCTGTTTCTTCACCAGACTCTGTTATTAACACATGGGAGCTTATGGAAGGTTTAGATGAAGAAGAATATGATTTGTTGGATCAAAAGATTGAAACTTTGAAGAAACCCAATTTGTATAATCGAAAAATAACTAATGGGtctaaagaaaagatcgaaaaagattACGTTTCGTTCGGGTTAGGTGGTCCATATGAATTGGTGGAGTATTCGGATACTAAGCCGTTATGGAAGCACTTATCTGAAGAATCATTGTTATCGAAATTAGATTCGAATTTGGTTTCGAGTTATAATAAAGCATTGTCCTCTAAGCATTGCGAAAGATCGAAACCTGTTAAAAATCCTGTTGGTGAAATAATTGATGAAAAAAAGGGTTGTTGGTTGTCTGGTTGTGAAGATAGAGTTGTGCTGTATTATACAAGTTTGAGAGGAATTAGAAAGACATACGAAGATTGTTGCGAAATTCGAATGATTTTGAAAGGGTTTCGTGTGTTTATTGACGAAAGGGATATATCGATGGATTCAAATTTTAGAAAGGAGTTACAAAGTGTGTTTAATGGAAATGGGTTCAGTTTGCCACAAGTGTTTATTAGGGGAAAACATATTGGTGGTGCAGATGAGATTAAACAACTTCATGAAGATGGGGTATTGTTCAAGTATATGAAAGGGTTTCCTGTTATCGATCCTGGATTTGTTTGTGATAATTGTGGGGACGTTCGATTTGTTCCTTGTTTGAATTGCAATGGAAGTAGGAAGGTTTTTGAAGAAGATGAAGGGAGATCGATTAGGTGCCCGAATTGCAATGAGAATGGATTGATCAGGTGCGCCGCTTGTTGTTCTTGA